In Cydia splendana chromosome 26, ilCydSple1.2, whole genome shotgun sequence, the following are encoded in one genomic region:
- the LOC134803548 gene encoding uncharacterized protein LOC134803548 — MVVHTRNNHNKEDEESSENTAKSPSSEETGTTSGTGTTSGTGTTSGTGTTSGTGTTSGTGTTSGTGATSDSAKTLDTAASSGTGAIKKTRPTPKDLPGPSNVVHPADTSGIKATPAASLAATIVERNPVELMPPPRPPTKPARSHRSKASSKRLLAELEAKERLAELELKRVQAETELARIRQERIDLASSREESEEEEEDLAPQRIADWFNRRPEQATTLEEAAHIEETQEPAARTTRRRARPETYEDARAMDVSSLTAALTEAIQASKSYKKYIPDLPTFSGLCTEWLQFKAAYNESAPSFSASENVARIRRSLKGVAWEAVSALLISQPHPEDVIKALERRYGRPDALLVNELEKLKGLPRLTDNPRDLCIFASRIANTVTTIEILKKPQYLYNPELLRSIVDKLSPIIRNKWYDYAATREETPELKKIADFLNNEADKCTPYAPPENTTEHKEVRSARKKPERTYAAAVEVNKKPKEEKPACPLCEHATHQLPSCPQFMKIDTNERWEVAKKNNICYRCLVSKHRRFACRAKPCGQQGCPMKHHRLLHHEKSPPAAAAAAAAEPPPPHKPEEVVASAVNQIACVTAQTRRAYLKIVPVTLRGPRAEADTFALLDEGSTVTIIDSALADTLGLNGPTEPMWVQGVGGKEMEHNQSRRVEVYIRNKYGGQEQRIPNAHTVGSLGFTTQSIGASEIDGCTHLRGLKHKLTYQGATPQILIGQDNWELIVSREIRKGRRDQLVASRTLLGWVLHGCRTTRAEPIAYCCAHLTRAKSNENIEETMKKYFALESLAIEPRRPSSDPEQQALRILEEKSRRLPDGRFETGLLWRNQEERIPNNRNDALKRLHTLERKLDRDANLKQQYNERVNNLLTSSYAERATTPPSGRTWYLPHFAVCNPEKPKIRLVHDAAATSHGRSLNDMLHTGPDFLQSLPGVIMKFRQHSIAVSADLKEMFMQIKIREEDRDALRFLWRGDRREGEPEEYRMTSVIFGASSSPCTALYIKNRNAREHATQYPEAARAIERNHYMDDYLQSFNTIEEARQVTRDVDHVHQQAKFQLRGWATNEYEAIRDVVGSEEREGNTVPIGGSEIEKTLGLLWDTNEDSIRFRLNTRRAQPEVVNDLRPPTKREALSIIMSIFDPLGLISPITTPAKRIMQDTWQHNTSWDEAIPEDLRERWSEWLQQLRDLGTLKIPRCATTQRLPPCASYTLSSTLVKKHTPPPCTGG; from the coding sequence ATGGTAGTACACACAAGAAACAACCACAACAAGGAAGATGAAGAGTCGTCAGAAAATACCGCAAAATCTCCGAGCTCCGAGGAAACCGGCACCACGTCAGGCACCGGCACCACGTCGGGTACCGGCACCACGTCGGGCACCGGCACCACGTCGGGCACCGGCACTACGTCGGGCACAGGCACTACGTCGGGCACCGGCGCAACGTCGGACTCAGCGAAGACGTTGGACACAGCTGCATCGTCGGGTACGGGCGCCATCAAGAAGACGCGTCCCACACCAAAGGACCTACCCGGGCCGAGCAACGTCGTCCACCCCGCCGACACGTCGGGCATTAAGGCCACGCCTGCGGCCAGCCTCGCCGCCACGATCGTCGAGCGCAACCCCGTCGAACTGATGCCGCCACCGAGACCGCCGACGAAGCCCGCTCGGTCACACCGATCCAAGGCCTCCAGCAAGAGACTCCTCGCGGAGTTGGAGGCCAAGGAGAGGTTAGCCGAGCTAGAACTGAAGCGCGTGCAAGCGGAAACCGAGCTAGCGAGAATACGTCAAGAAAGAATAGACCTGGCGTCGTCAAGAGAGGAGTCAGAAGAAGAGGAAGAGGACCTCGCTCCACAGCGCATCGCTGACTGGTTCAATCGCCGACCCGAACAAGCGACTACATTAGAAGAGGCCGCCCATATAGAAGAAACGCAAGAGCCCGCCGCGCGCACTACTAGACGACGCGCGCGACCGGAAACATACGAAGATGCTCGTGCGATGGACGTGTCGTCGCTAACCGCCGCCCTCACAGAAGCCATTCAAGCCAGCAAGTCTTACAAGAAGTACATACCTGACCTGCCGACGTTTAGTGGCCTGTGCACCGAGTGGCTACAATTTAAGGCTGCGTACAACGAGTCCGCGCCCAGTTTCTCCGCAAGTGAAAACGTCGCCCGTATAAGAAGAAGTCTGAAAGGTGTCGCCTGGGAGGCCGTCAGCGCCCTCCTCATCAGCCAGCCGCATCCAGAAGACGTCATCAAAGCACTAGAAAGAAGATACGGAAGGCCTGACGCACTACTTGTCAACGAACTGGAGAAGCTAAAGGGACTGCCGCGCCTCACCGACAACCCACGTGATCTGTGCATATTCGCCAGCCGGATCGCTAACACAGTGACGACTATCGAGATATTGAAGAAGCCGCAGTATCTCTACAACCCCGAGTTACTGCGGTCGATAGTTGACAAGTTATCGCCGATAATTCGCAACAAGTGGTACGACTACGCAGCTACAAGAGAAGAGACGCCCGAACTTAAGAAGATTGCCGACTTTTTGAATAATGAAGCCGACAAGTGCACGCCTTACGCTCCGCCTGAAAATACAACAGAACATAAAGAAGTAAGAAGTGCAAGAAAGAAGCCCGAGCGAACCTACGCCGCCGCAGTCGAAGTCAATAAGAAGCCAAAAGAAGAAAAGCCGGCGTGCCCGTTATGTGAGCACGCTACGCACCAATTGCCGTCGTGCCCGCAGTTTATGAAGATCGACACGAACGAGCGCTGGGAAGTGGCCAAGAAGAACAACATTTGCTACCGATGCCTCGTCAGCAAACACCGACGCTTCGCCTGCCGCGCCAAGCCTTGTGGCCAGCAGGGCTGCCCCATGAAACATCATCGCCTACTACACCACGAGAAGTCGCCACCCGCGGCCGCCGCTGCAGCCGCTGCCGAGCCACCCCCACCACACAAGCCAGAAGAAGTCGTGGCCTCGGCAGTGAACCAGATCGCCTGCGTGACAGCACAAACAAGACGCGCCTACCTGAAGATAGTACCAGTCACACTACGCGGCCCGCGGGCGGAAGCAGACACTTTCGCGTTACTAGATGAAGGCAGCACCGTGACAATTATCGACTCGGCGCTGGCGGACACACTCGGGCTCAACGGCCCCACCGAACCAATGTGGGTGCAGGGCGTAGGCGGGAAAGAGATGGAGCACAATCAGAGCAGGAGGGTCGAGGTCTACATACGCAACAAGTACGGCGGGCAGGAGCAGCGCATACCAAACGCGCACACCGTCGGCAGTCTGGGCTTCACCACACAATCCATAGGTGCGAGCGAGATAGATGGCTGCACACATCTCAGAGGACTCAAGCACAAGTTAACCTACCAAGGCGCAACCCCACAAATACTCATCGGTCAAGACAACTGGGAGCTAATCGTGTCGCGAGAAATAAGAAAAGGACGGCGCGATCAACTCGTCGCTTCAAGAACCCTACTAGGATGGGTACTTCACGGCTGCCGCACCACCAGAGCGGAGCCGATCGCGTACTGCTGTGCGCACCTCACGCGGGCCAAGTCGAACGAAAACATAGAAGAAACAATGAAGAAATATTTCGCTCTCGAGTCCCTAGCAATCGAGCCGAGGCGACCGAGCAGCGATCCCGAGCAACAAGCGCTTCGCATATTAGAAGAAAAGAGCCGCCGCTTACCCGACGGCAGGTTCGAGACAGGGTTACTGTGGCGCAACCAAGAAGAAAGAATACCCAACAATCGCAACGACGCACTGAAGCGGCTACACACGCTCGAGAGGAAGCTGGATCGAGACGCAAACCTGAAACAACAATACAACGAGCGCGTCAACAATCTACTCACCTCAAGCTACGCCGAGCGCGCGACCACGCCACCAAGCGGCAGGACGTGGTACCTACCTCACTTCGCCGTCTGCAACCCAGAGAAGCCGAAGATAAGACTGGTCCATGATGCTGCGGCCACCTCACACGGCCGCAGCCTCAACGACATGCTGCACACGGGTCCAGATTTCCTGCAATCACTACCCGGCGTCATCATGAAGTTTCGTCAACACAGCATCGCAGTCTCAGCTGATCTGAAAGAGATGTTCATGCAGATCAAGATACGCGAAGAGGACAGGGACGCACTCCGCTTCCTATGGAGGGGCGATCGCCGCGAGGGAGAGCCAGAAGAATACCGCATGACTTCAGTTATATTCGGCGCGTCGTCATCGCCGTGCACCGCTCTATACATCAAAAATAGAAACGCACGAGAGCACGCGACACAGTACCCGGAGGCTGCGCGAGCAATAGAGCGCAACCACTACATGGACGACTATCTCCAGAGCTTCAACACAATAGAAGAGGCAAGACAAGTAACAAGAGACGTCGATCATGTACACCAACAAGCCAAGTTTCAGCTGCGTGGGTGGGCTACGAACGAATATGAAGCAATAAGAGACGTCGTCGGCAGCGAAGAGCGAGAGGGAAACACTGTCCCTATCGGCGGGAGCGAGATAGAAAAAACGCTCGGCCTGCTGTGGGACACAAACGAAGATAGCATCCGGTTTCGCCTCAACACTAGAAGAGCTCAGCCCGAGGTGGTCAATGACCTCCGGCCTCCGACGAAGAGAGAAGCCCTAAGCatcataatgtcaatatttgaCCCGCTCGGCCTGATTTCACCTATCACTACGCCGGCCAAGCGAATAATGCAAGACACGTGGCAACATAACACGAGCTGGGACGAAGCTATACCAGAAGATCTGCGGGAGCGCTGGAGCGAGTGGCTACAACAACTGCGAGACCTAGGTACCCTAAAGATACCTAGATGCGCTACGACGCAACGCCTGCCGCCGTGCGCGAGCTACACACTTTCGTCGACGCTAGTGAAGAAGcatacgccgccgccgtgtaCTGGAGGATGA